Below is a window of Indicator indicator isolate 239-I01 chromosome 9, UM_Iind_1.1, whole genome shotgun sequence DNA.
CGAGAACTCTTGGACTCTGTCACCCTGTGCACCTTCCTACAGAAACAAAGAGGTTGCCATGGCTTTTGCCAGCTACACTGCAGTGGTAAGTACCTATATTTGTGTAAGTCTCAAGATGACTTGTATCTAGCAATGCAGTGGTTTGtgtcagcaatagtgtggccagcaggaccagggaagggattctgtctctgtactcagcacaggtaaggccacacctcaaatactgggttcagttttggctctctcactccaagaaggacatcgaggtgctggagcatatccaaagaagggcaatggagctgctgaagagcacaaatcttgtgaggagagtctgagggaaCTTGTTTTGTTTAGCTTGAAgataaggaggctgaggagagaccttctcactctttatgactacctgaaaagaggttgtagtgagttGAAGGCTGGTCTGTCCTCCCaagcaaaagaaacaacagaacaagaggcaatggcctcaaattgttccaggggaggtttaggttgggcattaagaaaaatttcttcactgaaagagttatcaagaactggaacaggctgcccagggaggtggtggagtcaccatccctggaggtatttaaaagatgtatagATGAGGTGTTgagtgacattttttttttttttttgtggactTGACAGTCTTAGATTAACaattggacttgctgatcttataggttccttccaaccaaaccaattctatgattctatgatatattttctgaaagaagaaaagcagaatgcaAATCTCATAATGCTATTGCCTACAAGCAACCCTTTAGGTCTTATTGGGATCTCAATGGGATGCTAAGTCTGTCTGATACAGCTTTCTGTCTGGAGCTTTTACACGTCCTTGGTGCTTGAATGACAAAGAGGCAGTGTCTTACCCATTATTTATCTGGAAGTGCAGCACTGTCACAGGAGTGACAGTCCTTTTCCCAGGTCATATGCAATGAAAATTGCTGGAATTTCACTGTGAAGTGTCTGTACATTTACATTTCAGCCTGTGCACTATTTGCAGCACTGTCAACTCCTGTGATTCTTTTAAAAGCTTTGCATTTATCTGTCTTATCTAAACCTGAGCTCCTGGAAATGGCCCAAGAATCTCAGATTTCATTGATAAAAAGGTTGTTTCTAGCAAACCCCTGCTAGGTGACCAACTTTTTGTGTCCTGAGAAAGCCTATGACTTATTAGGGTCCTAAGCTTAGACATGGGATCAGTTGAGTGCTTACCTCACTGTGTAGAGCATAAGGCCTCTGAATTTGACTGTGGACGAGGACCTTTCACAGCTTGTTGGAGAGATGCTCTTGATGCAGAGCCAACTATGAACCAGAATTTGGATGAGTTTAGCATCTCCTGTAAATAGTATTATTAGGATTGtgctttttgctgttgctggaCTGTCTCACCCAAATACAAGGATGAAGATGGTTTGTTGATGGTCCAACCTAGTCTGTGCTTGGATCGTGAcgtctctttttttcctgactgaACAGAGCTAATGACACCTTTCTCTCTCCCAGTTCAGATCACTGCTTTTGGTGCTGGTTCTAGCACTCATAGTAAGGAGCTCACCCCATGGCAGGGCAATTCATCCTCGACTCCCCAAGCATAGGAGCTCTGTGAGGCTCAGTGAAGATTGCCTGAACCAAAAGGATCTCAAATTCCCTACAACAGTGAAAGTTGACATTCGTATCAGCAATCCAGACCACGCCTTTACAATGGCCCATGATGTCAGGAACCGGTCTCTTGCTCCTTGGGATTACAGGTACCTCTTCAGCTGTTATCTAAATTGCAATGAGTGTCCTACAGAGGTGGCTTTTGCAGTGAAGGATGGCTGGTTCTCAGCACATGCCTGGAGTCCTGTGAATACTGCAGACACTTCATGATACACGCTTCACATTTTGATGTTGGGTGAGATTTCTCCAAGACAAACTGCAATGTAAAAGGGACACCAGTGGAATGATTTCTAATCATCTTGTCAATCTTTggcaatcatagaattatttaggtttgaaaagacctttaagattatcaagtccaaccattaactctacATTGCCACGTCCACTagtaaaccatgcccctcagcaccacatctacatggctttaaaacacctccagggctggtgactccatcacttccttgcgaagcctgttccaaggctcaGTAACcatttccatgaagaaatttttcgTGATGTGCAAactaaacctccactggcacaacttgaggccatttcctcttgcccagTCTCTTGTTAcccgggagaagagaccaacctccaccttgctacaaccttctgtcagggagttgtagagagccagaaggtctcccctcagccttcttttctccagactagacaaacccagttccctcagacttTCCTccctctagacccttcaccagcttcattgcccttctttgggtgtgctccagcacctcaatgtccttcttgcagtaaGGGGCCCAAAATGAACcaatatttgaggtgtggccttaccTGTGCCGAGTACAGAGGCACaatgtcttcccttctcctgctggccacactatttctgacacaggccaggatactgttgacctttttggccacctggggaCACTTCTCGCTCATATTCAACCTGCTGCTGAGCAAttcccccaggtccttctctgctggtcATTTTCCTGGTCACTCTTCCCCAAGTCtttagcactgcatggggttgagATGATGATGGAATTATTCATTCCTCTAGGGAAAGAAAGGTTTACATTGTGATTTTGCATTTTCCTAACTGAAATGTTCAAAGGCTGAAATTGAAATAATAGCAAAGAAGAATGAATACTCCACTTGACATCAGTCCTGTATTTTAACCAGCTCCATTCCATCTCACTCTTAAAGACTAATAGGGTGGTACTACTCTCCCAAAATCGAGTCAGTTCCTAGGAAATCATTCTAAAAATATTGAGAATAGGGAAATTCTTtgggcatgtagtgataggactagggggaatggaataaagctggaagtggggagattcaggctggacgtgaggaagaagttcttcaccatgagagtggtgagagcctggaatgggttgtgcagggaggtggttggggccccatccctggaggtgtttgcagccaggcaggatgaggctctggccagcctgatgtagtgtgaggtgtccctgcccatggcaggggagttggaactggatgatctttgtggtcccttccagccctgactgattctatgattctatgattctatgcctcaCTGAGGACACACAGGTCAATAGCATGGTGTTTTCATGGAGAAAAACAAGAAGACCCTCCCCAAACATGTTGTACAAGTGCATAAAGCTCTTTTGTGTGCCCATCCCCAGGCTTGACGAGGACCCCAACCGCTTCCCCCAGGTGATTGCTGACGCTGAGTGCCGCCTCTCCAGCTGCGTGAACTCACAAGGGCAGGAGGACTACAGCCTCAACTCTGTCCCCATCCAACAGGAGATCCTGGTCCTCCGGCGGGAGCAGGAGGGCTGCCTGCCCACCTAccgcctggagaagaaaatcatCACTGTGGGCTGCACCTGCGCTGCTCCAATTGTCTACCGCCAGTCCTAGGAGGGGTTAGTGAGACCACATCAGGAGGAAGGAAATGTCtcccctgaacacctccaaggggaGATGCATCCCAGCCATTTAACATGACATTTCCTTTCCAAATCTGAGCAAACTACCTCCTGAAGGCATCGATCCTTGTTGATTTCTGAATGGAAGTCACTGCGAGCTGGTgttggaggggagagagggagacagaGGAAGAATTTTGTTTGTGGCTCCAAGCAGTAGGGTGGGGGTAAAGCAGTGCTTCTAGggttgattgtttgtttgtttgtttggggtttttttgatgcATTTTATATCAGTTTGGTGAATGAATGAACTATAGTTTCAGAAGCTGTCCCTGGCAGTAATGGATACATGCCAACCAGCACTGTCACAAAAATCCCATCTCTTAcaccttttccctccctccctccttacCCCCTCATCCTTTTTATCTGTCCTTGCTTGCCAGCATATTACCAGTGCACATCTGACAGGCCTGATTCTCACTGGACTCTGAGTCTGTGCCACTCAGACTTCTGTCACACCGTTTTGGGAGAGAACTGAGTCCACTTGCATTGAGAGCTAAAAATCAAAGAACCAAGGAGTGTTTGTATTTCTATTTATATCTTCTATTTATGACTCTATTTATGGCTTTGTATGTGCTCAGAGTATCAAAAAAAAATAGTGAGTGTTTATCTGTATTTATTCAATAATTTATCTGCTGAATAAAAGTTCTATTTTATTTACAAGAAGGTTGTGTTATGGTGGATCAAAATGAAAGCAGACACAGAAAATGGGTTTGGGCTGCACTCAGTAGCACTGAGAGATTTCACCCAAGATCAGGCTTGTTCTGGCTCAGTGATATGAGTAAGAAGGAGCACAAGAGAACTTGCAGCCTAGATAGATGAAAAGAGGCCAAAAAAGAAGGGCTGAAAGTGCTGAAGTGAGGTTATACAGCcagtgctggggggaggtggcAATGTAGCTGGGTTCTCTAGACCTTGGAGGTGGTCTCTAGGGATGGTGGGAAatactgcagggctgcagctgaaaTTTGGGATGGAGGTCTAGTCTGGTTCATGTGAGCAACCTATTTGATTTCAGCTACACAGAAGACACTTTAagatagaagcatagaatcattttggttagaagagaccgttaaggtcatcaagtccaaccattagctaGCACTGCCAAGTGCTGCCATcactaaaccttgtccctcagcaccacatctacacctcttttaaatccctgcagggacagtgactccaccacttccctgggcaacctgttccagggcttgacaaccctttcagggaagaagtttttccagtTTAAACTTCTCCatgtgcaacttgaggctatttcctcttgtcctgtgccttgttacttgggaaaaaaagactgAGCCCCACCTGGTGCAGTTAGGCTTTGGGTTTCCTGCCCAGAGGAGGTTGGTTGAGTTGTTGGGTCTAAATGACTCCTTTGGTACTTGTTTGTTGAGTGTATTCCCTGCCCCATGGGTCACCAGGAAGCAGTTTAACAAGCCATGGGTAACCAGGTGGGGAAACCTTCTTTTTCAGTTACAAGCATGTGTACTCATTTGTGGCAGCAGCTGTTTCATTATGACCACCAAGTTCTTCATGTGGTGGAGCACAAACCCATGGAGGCTTCTCCTTTTTTGACACCATCTCTTCTCTTACAGTAACCACTGACCAGGAAATCTCATGTTGCACACCCTGGTTTTTACTCTTGACctatttctctccctctctatAAATCTAGTTCATGGGGTTGgcctcacattttttttctttttttcgtGGGGAGAAAACCAGCTTCCATTTCTCTCTCCAGATATAATTTGGTATTAGGTTTTTGGAAGCTAAAGAGCTATAATCTCCTGTGCTGATGCTCTTAAACACTCATCAGCTTAGCTGAGGAGTTGCTCTGGCTTGATATATTCTGAGGTAGCTAATTAAGGAAGTCTCACCCCTGGTCATGAGGTTTTGCAGCCAATGCTATCAACTGCAAACCACACACCACTTATTAAGGCATGCCTGTGGGGATTGTTTCTAAATAAAATGAGCAACAAGGGTGATTTCCTTCTCTTGGCATTGTTCTTAGAGTGCAGTTGGTTGTAAATAAGAGTCTGGTGATTTTTTTAGGTGCTGGCTTTTGTGATAAGGTAGGTGGTTGGCTTTAAGCTTCTTGTAGACAGCACAGTCATATCACCACCAGGAGCAAGAACAGTTCACAGCTGAGGACCACTCTTTGCTAGAGGCTTTGCATGGTTTTGTTCCACTTGCATCAGGGATCTAGCTCCTGGATTCTCAGCTGAGCATCTCTGGCTCTGAAATGcagcttagagcagccttcaggGACTCAGATGTTTTACCAGAAGGAGAAGCACTGCTGTAGGCGTAGCAGCAGTCCCACAGAGTCTTCTTGTAACCTGCTGGGCTAAGCAACCTATAGTCACAGGCTAGTATCTGAGCCTTCTGGCTTTTCCTATTCCTTTCACCTTCTGCTGGcctctcctttccctgtctCCTTACTCAGTCCTTCCCTTGGCTGTGCCTGTTCTGGCAGCTCAAGCAGGATCCTGTTGTGAAGCAGCTCTCATGGGATATTGGAAGGAGCacactggagagagtcctgCATTTGCATATGCTGGGACACAGAGAAGTGATATGAGTCCAGGGAGATGCCTCCTCCCAGACTTATGGACATGTTGGCCTACAGGTATGAGTCAGGCTTCTTTGGATCTTTGACCACAGGCAGACGCTCCTAGGGGTGTTCAAAGGGACTACAAAAGATAAGAAGGAATTTGCACTGAAACTTTCCAAAACAAGAAAGAGCAAGATTTAGCTGCTGCACCTCAAATCAGTAACAGCTGAGCGAGGATAAAAGAAAGCTCCTACTCTCTTCAGTGTCTTGGCATGATCATTATTGATGAATGTTTTCCCAGAGAAACAAAGGTACTGATTAGGTGACCTCATGGCAGAATGCATTGATTTGCAATTATTCTGCACCTTTCCAACTGAACACAACAATAAGAAGGAAGACCTCTCAGCTTTGTGATGCCAGGACTTACAAGAGAACTTTCAGcaagaaaggaaatatttctcagGTCGAATGAATCAAGGTGATCATaccactcatagaatcattgaattgttagggttggaagggacctcaaggatcatctagttccaaccttcctgccatgggtcagggacacctcacactatatcaggttgctcagagacacatccagcctggctgcaaaaacctccagggatgaggcttctaccagctccctgggcaacctcttccagtgtcttaccatcctcatggtgaaaaacttcttcctgacatccaatctgaatctacccatttctagttttgttccattcctcccagtcctatcactccctgacatcctaaaacgtccctccccagctttttatagccaccttcagatactggaaggccacattaaggtctcctcagagcctttaaGCACTTCTGCTGGAGCAAGACAACATCCAATCAACTTGCAAAGGTGAGGACCAAGTTGGCAGGAGGCCAGGTAAATAAACAGGTTTTGTGTCCCAGGGCACAGAGTTAATTGGGTTGGCAAATGGTCCAAGGGAGAAAGATCCCTGtcagcccagcagcagaaagctgttgGTGTCTGGGCACTCCAGCTGTATCATCTCTTGCTGACcagctgcttcctttttttttctctcagctttGTTAACTGGGCCTTATTATTCATGGGCTAGCTCTATCCAACAGCACATCACTACCAGGGAGCAAAGGGTGGGACTTAACTGTAATTTTAACTGTTAGAATTTacctgggctgctgcagacCATTCACCAAGGCTTCTATAGCAAGTGGTAGGACATTGAGAGGTTATCTAATGGACAAAGCAATCAGCTTTATTTCAGTCTTCCTGGACTGATACTTACATAATGACTTGAAAACCTCAAAGGATGAGTGTTCTTGGATgaattgtttttttgttttattttctttttgccaaTCTGTTCCCATACTTAATATTCTTGGGACAGTCAGCTGAGGTGAACTTCAGGATCTGCAGGAGATCTCAAGGAGGAATAGTTGGAGATAAGGTAGGGAACAAGCTAAGTTAGGATCACATATACTGCCAGATCACTGGGCAAAGTTATATCAGGGAACATATATGAGCAAAGTTATATTAGTGTTTGGAGGCAACTAAATGTGTGGACAGGAGTTCATTGTTGTGATTGCAGGTACTGTGATAACTCAAGTAACGTTGTCTTGTCAGTGCTTAtttcttatcaatgcttatcaatctCTAAAGGACAGGTggcaagaggatgtggccagattcttttcagtggtgcccagagacaggacaaggggcaatgggcataaACTAGAAGACAGGAATTTCTATCTGAATGTGAGGAAAATCTTTTTGTAAGGTTGGCAGAGGACTTGAAAAGGCTGCcaaaagaggctgtggagtctccttctctggaaatattcaaaacttgcctggatgcaacactgtgcaacctgatttagtAGAAGtgttggactagctgatctctagaggtcccttccaagtcctgccattctctgagtctgtgattcCTTGGACCAGTGCACATCTGTGAGGTCAAGGGATGGTATGAATCATGTGGCCATGCTGTGAGTTTAGCTCACAGGCTGATGCACTTGATTTTGCCTGGAGTACAGTAGGAatcagaataattttggttggaaaagaacaaagGTCAGTGAGTCCAGCCAAGTAGATTAGGGAGGTACAGCTGGAGGAAATAACCCCTGGTAGCAAAAGTTGGGATGATCACATCTCCAGTTAGCACAGATGGATCTGGAGAAGATGCTTTCACTTGAGAGAACCTTGCCACTCGTTAGGGACTTGCATCCCTGAGCTCTGTCTCACTAGAAGTTTGATATTTACCGTTGCATTTGCCAATGGCCAAGAAGAGTCACACCTCCTCAAGATGGCAGCAAGCAAAACATCCGCATCTTTGCAAACCAGCCTGCCTTCTGAAAGGCAGAAGATTTTTATCTGAGCACTTTTAACCCAAGTGTGCTTTAAATaaacccagctgcagtgctggatgTCCACCTACGCAAGTCACGTCGCCAGCGTGGTAGAAATGCTGTGTCAGAGTGCTCTACATTTGAggcaccagctgctggcagggaatGTATGATAAGGCCAGGAGCATGGAGGAAATGATGATTACAGTTAGCAACACATGGTAAATACCCACCCAACTCActcatgcatttttttccttgaatacCAAAGTAGTGATGCTGCTCCACAGAAAATGTGTTGAGAGGGGTTGGAGTTAAAATCACAGATAGCATCAGCCCAAAGTTAAAGTCAGCAGTGGAAATGCACTCAACATTTGAGAGGAAGGAGttatttcccccccaaaaaaagcatTCAAAGCGTTTTGTTGATACACAGATTGCATTAGGTTGGATGTGAcccataaagatcatcttgtccaatcccctttgcagtgaacagggacatctccaactagatcaggctgcccagggccacatcagtCTGATTTTGAATGGCTCCAGGAATAGGactcagcatccctgggcatcctgaaaCTGGTCTTTACAAGGagtaatgtttttaaactaaaagaagggagatttagactaggcATAAAGAAGACATCTttgacaatgagggtggtgaaactctgagccaggttgcccagacaggtggtaGATActgcatccctggaaacattgcaggtcaggctgggcagggctgcaaGCAGCTGATctaaagatgttcctgctcattgCAAGGGTTTggcttggatgatctttaaatgcCCTTTCCCATCAAAAACCATGTTatgaaagctggtgaggagctggtGAGGGAGCACAAGcctcatgaggagcagctgagggagctggggttgtttagcctggagaagaggaggctcaggagagaccttattgctgtctacaactacctgaagggaggttgtagccaggtgggggttggtctcttctcccaggaaaccagtgacagaaggagaggacatagtctcaatctgcatcaggggaggtttggactgggttttaggaagaaattcttcccagaaagagagattggccattggaatgggctgcccagggaggtgatggagtcactgtccctggaagtgtttaaaataagactggatgaggaacttagtggcatggtttagttgattagatggtgttgggtgataggttggacttgatgatcttgaaggtcttttccaacctggttaattctgtgattctgtgaaattaatttccaaTCAGATAATTAGGTGGATAGCTggataggtttttttttttttttttttttttttttcctgatctgtCTTGAACGTGAAATTATTTTGGTGTCCCTTGGTAAATCATTTTTCTTCAGGTATCTTAGTTTCTCTGTCAGTAAAATGATGTTAAGGATACAAACCGTAACTTTCCCATGGGATTTACATTTCACTGCAGCAGAACTAGATATTATCAAGCGAATCTGAGGCTTTAGCATCATGCAAGGCTCTTATATGATCATTATGGAATTGAGTGACTTCTTGCCTTATCAAAAAGGCTTCTTTAGTAAGAAAGAAGAATTCCACaggtgtgggtttgttttgttgttttatatGACACCAgtttattgatttatttcacagggtattttttaattacacaaagataaataaaaagatACATTATTAATAACCCTTCCACCAGCATAAATAGAGTTGCATAAATAGACATTTCAAACTGTAAACTAAAGTTGTGTAGAGAGTTCCTATTGCTATAGTTCCCTTGTACATAAAAGTGTCCAAACTCTGAATTCGCAGAGTTTGAGATTTTGGaggaaaataattctttttctttaaaaccgAGACatcttaatttttaatatatttctgATAGTTTCCAGCTAATCGTCCAGGCTTGATTCAGTCTTCCAGAGACCGAATCAGCTCCTTTCATTTCACTTCTGTCAGGCAAGGAAGCTTTCCTCCGTGGCTCCCTGCTCTTACCCTGCTGGCTCCCTTTAAGCCTGGTGTTGGACCATGGGGAAGACGCAGGTGCAGCCCACAGTGataattttcttctccagccGGAAGGATTGGTGGCAGCCCTTCGACTCCCTCTTAAGGACAAGGATCTCCTGTTTGATGGCGACAGAGTTGAGGCTGTGGTCCAGCTGCCCCTTGGAATTCACACATCTGGAGTGGCGACACTCGGCGTCCGCAATGAACTGGGGGAAGCGGTTGTGATCCTCGTCGATCCTGTGGGTCGACATGAAAGGATGTGGTTGTATCgagaatggtgtggccagcaggataaaggaggttattctgcccctgtactcagcaatggtcaggccacaccttgagtactgtgtccagttctgggctcctcaattcaagagagatgttgagggactggaatgtgtccagagaagggcaacgaagctggggaggggcctggaacacaaaccctatgaggagaggctgagggagctgggggtgtttagcctggagaagaggaggctcaggggtgacctcattgctgtctacaactacctgaggggaggttgtagccaggtgggggttggtctcttctcccagccaaCCAACAggagaacgaggggacacagtctcaagctgtgctaggggaggtataggctggatagtaggaggaagttcttcacagagagagtgattgcccattggaatgtgctgcccagggaggtggtggagtcaccatccctggagatgttcaagagaagcctggatgaggcacttggtgccatggtctagttgattgcttagggctgggtgataggttggactggatgatcttggaggtctcttccaacctggttgattctatgattctaattgtggtgggttgaaattaccccccctccccaaagtAAAATTGCCAGCTCGActcagctggaaagcaactgaagctatatttacaagagAAGCTACAATCTGAAATagggaatgcaatgaatatgtataaaatagACAAATTTTACAtacatttacaatttataaacagcaaaagaaccctccctggacaaaaccagggggttaccaacagcttcctcctcttcccctgtcCTTCCCCCCCTGTACATGGGACCAgacaaagaaaggagaaaagcagagagtggcttgttagtacttagccacaacaaagcagcacagccaaggtcagcaagctagCAGAaacaccagctagtatctgccagagctaaagaagtgaaaaagagagaaagt
It encodes the following:
- the LOC128968998 gene encoding interleukin-17F-like, which encodes MAFASYTAVFRSLLLVLVLALIVRSSPHGRAIHPRLPKHRSSVRLSEDCLNQKDLKFPTTVKVDIRISNPDHAFTMAHDVRNRSLAPWDYRLDEDPNRFPQVIADAECRLSSCVNSQGQEDYSLNSVPIQQEILVLRREQEGCLPTYRLEKKIITVGCTCAAPIVYRQS